AACGGATAGTAGACGTGATCCGCGATGGCGGGGACGGCTCCGGTAGCCGCTGACGCAATGAGTGCGGAGAAGGGATCGTCGAGGATGAGGAGACATTTCTCCTCACTTGCTCCCTGTATGGCGCCGAGCATAGCTGCGGCAAGCGGAGCGATGGAATCGGGAAGCCGCTCCAATAAAGCAAGGGGATCTTCTATCAGCTGCGCGCTTGACGCGGGATCATGCAGATGGTCGGAGAGCCGTTTGATGTGCCGATCGCTCATGGCTTGGACAAAGCTCAGCGCCAAGATCGGTGACTTTTTCGCCAGGGCTTTGGCGCGAACGAAGCCCGCCGCATAGCTGCCGGGGATATCGCCGCTCTCTTCGATCGTGAGGACGGAGAACTCCGCGCCCGTTTGCGAAGCGAAGACGGAGGGAAGGAGGAGACGTTCTTCCCTCGGAGGCTCTTTTCCGATGACGAGAAGAGTACGGGCCGTATCAAGCGGAGGCTGCGTTTCGCCCAGAACACCGGCGAGCTTTGCTGTAAGGGATTCCAGATAGCCGAGGCTGTAGATCGGCTTCGCAAGGTTGTCCAGACGAAGCTGTGCGGCTTCCTGCGCCTCGCGGCTGACGGGTGCGGGGCGGCGCGTGCGCGCCTCGTGTATGGAGGGGACATCGATCGATTCGATCGACACCGTTTCCATGAGATTCGGCGCATCGGTGAGATCGGCGTTGTAAAGGGCAATCGCATCATCCAAGAGAGCTGCCGTGATGGAGGATCCCGTGCCTTCGCTCAGGCGCAGGGACATATCCATCAACGGCTCAAGCTGCATTTTTTTCAGGATGGCGCGGTGCGCGGGCTCGGCGGACATGTGCGAGGGAAAAAGATACCCTTGGACGGCGGGTGCTGTGGCATGGGCGATAAGCGCCGCCGCGGCGGTGTTGAATCCGTCCAGGATGATGACGGCGCCCGCTTTCGCCGCTCCCAGAATGATGCCGGCGATACAGCCGAATTCAAAGCCGCCGACCTTTGTCAGGACATCGAGTCCGTCCTCCGGGTCCGGTGCATTGACATCGAGGATCGTTTGGACGACCTCCACTTTATGGCGAAGGCGCTCGTCGGAGATGTTCGTGCCGCGCCCCGTTGCCTCGGTCGGTGTGAGGCGGCAAATCGCGGCGGCGATGGCGGCGGAGCTCGTCGTATTGGCAATGCCCATCTCCCCGGGGAGGAAGCAGTCATAGCCCTCGGCGACACGAGATTCGGCAAAGTGAATGCCCGTCTCAATCGCGGCAATTGCCTGTTCGCGGGTCATGGCAGGCCCCTTGGCGATGTTTTGCGTGCCGTTTGCGATCCTGTGATGCAGGAGTCCCGCGATGTGATCTGCGGGGAGGGCGATGCCGAGATCGAGGACGTAGAGGTCGGAGGAGGCAAAGGCCGCCATGGCGTTGGCAGTCCCGCCCTTGGCGACAAGGTAATTCGACGTCATGTCGAGCGTCGTTTCCTGCGGGTACGCGCTGACGCCTTCCGCAGCGATGCCGTGGTCGGCGCAGCAGATGACGGCGCACTTCTTTGTCGCCTCCTTCGGTATTTCGCCTCGAATGGCGGAAAATTGAGCCAGGAGATCGGCGAGACGCCCCAGCTGCCGTGTTGACTTCGGCAGACGGCGCTGGAGTTCTTTGTGCATCTCTCGGTATTTGGCAATGTCCGGCGGCTCTATGGCGGCGATTGTTTCTGTAAGGTTCATGCTCTTGCCTCTTTAGGAACTTGTTTCAGGGAAAGTCCGATGCGGTTTCTGCCTTCGTCAATGCTGATGATCATGACTTCGAGGATATCGCCGACGGAAACGACGTCAAGCGGGTGCTTGACACGACGGGGCGCCAGCTCGGAAATATGGATGAGACCCGCCGTCTTGATGCCGATATCGACGAAGACGCCGAAGTCGGTGATGTTGCGGACGACACCCTTGACGACGGAGCCGGTTTT
This portion of the Selenomonas sp. TAMA-11512 genome encodes:
- the cobT gene encoding nicotinate-nucleotide--dimethylbenzimidazole phosphoribosyltransferase, whose product is MNLTETIAAIEPPDIAKYREMHKELQRRLPKSTRQLGRLADLLAQFSAIRGEIPKEATKKCAVICCADHGIAAEGVSAYPQETTLDMTSNYLVAKGGTANAMAAFASSDLYVLDLGIALPADHIAGLLHHRIANGTQNIAKGPAMTREQAIAAIETGIHFAESRVAEGYDCFLPGEMGIANTTSSAAIAAAICRLTPTEATGRGTNISDERLRHKVEVVQTILDVNAPDPEDGLDVLTKVGGFEFGCIAGIILGAAKAGAVIILDGFNTAAAALIAHATAPAVQGYLFPSHMSAEPAHRAILKKMQLEPLMDMSLRLSEGTGSSITAALLDDAIALYNADLTDAPNLMETVSIESIDVPSIHEARTRRPAPVSREAQEAAQLRLDNLAKPIYSLGYLESLTAKLAGVLGETQPPLDTARTLLVIGKEPPREERLLLPSVFASQTGAEFSVLTIEESGDIPGSYAAGFVRAKALAKKSPILALSFVQAMSDRHIKRLSDHLHDPASSAQLIEDPLALLERLPDSIAPLAAAMLGAIQGASEEKCLLILDDPFSALIASAATGAVPAIADHVYYPFPNLFLHATAPSVVACTGLTVLIAGLHAINDMKTFAEASVSVAADGPGAGRQVR